The Streptomyces spororaveus genome includes a region encoding these proteins:
- a CDS encoding streptophobe family protein, with translation MSRTPRSSSSGGSARAWRDALVAVVAGFVVMAVVAAAGLMCAGAGDLPGGAFPHVVAAVVVMAAGGSLEVSGGAGSLAGADVSLSVVPLSVSLAGALVTGYLFLRPLHNRAVARPLELIGRAVPLVVLWLLALTGAAFLARETFGISTGDSPIGTITELLDAAPTVGFEADLPATLLYGLLWILGLLLIALLVSRRAPLPAGLVRFHTALRPAAFATMLLLLAYVVAGVAVGVVVAATQGHADRTLAVILLGLPNLVWLALTLGFGGAWEGNVEGPFGLPMPQLLDQVLRGSDPSRIDVATLAEQDSRAWWLVAVAAVLLLGTGVLAAVRSPAHVRPWQHALHLGVALALATLAVCLLGRIQAQFGLSLLGIGEVDGLSGQVQLRPVLWRNVGLGLLWGAVAGFAGGLLARPLHRGGRVDEPATATRATPE, from the coding sequence TGATGGCCGTGGTCGCCGCCGCCGGGCTGATGTGCGCGGGCGCGGGCGACCTTCCGGGCGGCGCGTTCCCGCACGTGGTCGCCGCCGTCGTGGTGATGGCGGCGGGCGGTTCGCTGGAGGTGTCGGGCGGCGCCGGTTCACTGGCGGGTGCGGACGTGAGCCTCTCGGTGGTCCCGCTCTCGGTGAGCCTGGCCGGCGCCCTCGTGACCGGGTACCTCTTCCTGCGCCCCCTGCACAACCGGGCCGTGGCCCGGCCCCTCGAACTCATCGGCCGCGCGGTGCCGTTGGTCGTGCTGTGGCTCCTCGCCCTGACCGGTGCCGCCTTCCTGGCCCGCGAGACGTTCGGCATCTCCACCGGCGACTCCCCCATCGGGACCATCACCGAACTCCTCGACGCCGCGCCCACGGTGGGCTTCGAGGCGGACCTGCCCGCCACCCTCCTGTACGGACTGCTGTGGATCCTCGGCCTGTTGCTGATCGCCCTGCTGGTCTCGCGCCGCGCCCCGCTGCCGGCCGGGCTGGTCCGCTTCCACACGGCGCTGCGCCCGGCCGCCTTCGCCACGATGCTGCTGCTCCTCGCCTACGTCGTCGCAGGCGTCGCGGTGGGCGTGGTCGTGGCCGCCACCCAGGGCCATGCCGACCGGACCCTGGCCGTGATCCTGCTCGGGCTGCCGAACCTGGTCTGGCTCGCGCTCACCCTGGGCTTCGGCGGCGCCTGGGAAGGAAACGTCGAGGGACCGTTCGGGCTGCCGATGCCTCAGCTGCTGGACCAGGTCCTGCGCGGCTCCGACCCGTCCCGGATCGACGTGGCCACGCTCGCGGAGCAGGACTCCCGGGCGTGGTGGCTGGTGGCGGTGGCCGCTGTCCTGCTGCTCGGCACGGGCGTACTGGCGGCCGTACGCTCCCCCGCCCACGTCCGCCCCTGGCAGCACGCGCTCCATCTGGGCGTGGCCCTGGCCCTCGCGACCCTGGCGGTCTGCCTGCTGGGCCGGATCCAGGCGCAGTTCGGCCTCTCCCTGCTGGGCATCGGCGAGGTGGACGGCCTCAGCGGCCAGGTCCAGCTGCGGCCCGTCCTGTGGCGCAACGTCGGTCTCGGGCTCCTGTGGGGCGCGGTGGCGGGTTTCGCGGGCGGCCTGCTGGCCCGTCCGCTGCACCGCGGCGGCCGGGTCGACGAACCGGCCACCGCGACCCGGGCGACACCCGAGTAG
- a CDS encoding Tm-1-like ATP-binding domain-containing protein: MTNVVLVGTLDTKGVEYGWLRERLLRAGVEVVLVDTGIMGEPRVPADVPRDAVARAAGTELSELRTAADRGAAVSTMARGAEATLLRLHAEGALHGVLAIGGSGGTSIATRAMRALPLGVPKLMVSSMASGDVRPYVGSSDITMMYSVVDIAGINSISAPVLENAVAAITGMARAYSRTSPESRPPRLGSGGRPLIAASMAGVTTAGVDAARERLTELGYEVLVFHVSGTGGRTLETLAGQGVFAGVLDLTLSELADDLCGGILTAGPDRLSAAGRAGIPQVVSLGALDMVKFGPLENLPRQVLDRGVHVHNPSITVTRTTAAECTELGRRVAAKLRAANGPTAVCVPLRGLSTLGAPGGPYHDARADRALFSALREGLRGSTTRLYDYDTHINDPAFGRAAAERLHAMIGAVSAAA, translated from the coding sequence ATGACGAACGTCGTGCTGGTGGGAACCTTGGACACCAAGGGTGTGGAGTACGGCTGGCTGCGCGAGAGGCTGCTGCGCGCCGGCGTCGAAGTGGTACTGGTCGACACAGGAATCATGGGCGAACCCCGGGTGCCCGCCGACGTACCGCGTGACGCGGTGGCCCGGGCGGCGGGAACGGAACTGTCGGAACTGCGCACGGCCGCCGACCGGGGTGCGGCCGTGTCGACGATGGCGAGGGGCGCGGAGGCGACCCTCTTACGCCTGCACGCCGAGGGCGCGCTGCACGGGGTGCTCGCCATCGGCGGGAGCGGCGGTACCTCCATCGCCACCCGGGCCATGCGCGCCCTGCCGCTGGGCGTACCCAAACTGATGGTCTCGTCCATGGCGTCCGGCGATGTCCGCCCCTATGTGGGCTCCTCGGACATCACCATGATGTACAGCGTGGTGGACATCGCGGGGATCAACAGCATCTCCGCGCCGGTCCTGGAGAACGCCGTGGCGGCGATCACCGGGATGGCCCGGGCCTACTCCCGCACCTCCCCGGAGAGCCGCCCGCCCCGGCTGGGCTCGGGCGGCCGCCCGCTGATCGCGGCGAGCATGGCGGGCGTGACCACGGCGGGGGTGGACGCGGCGCGCGAGCGGCTGACGGAACTGGGCTACGAGGTACTGGTCTTCCACGTCAGCGGCACCGGCGGCCGCACCCTGGAGACCCTGGCCGGGCAGGGGGTTTTCGCGGGCGTCCTCGACCTCACCCTCAGCGAGCTCGCCGACGACCTGTGCGGGGGCATCCTCACCGCGGGCCCCGACCGGCTCAGCGCGGCCGGGCGGGCGGGAATCCCGCAGGTCGTGAGCCTGGGGGCGCTGGACATGGTGAAGTTCGGGCCGCTGGAGAACCTGCCCCGGCAGGTCCTCGACCGGGGCGTCCACGTCCACAATCCGTCCATCACGGTGACCCGTACGACCGCGGCCGAGTGCACGGAACTCGGCCGCCGGGTCGCCGCCAAACTGCGCGCGGCGAACGGCCCCACGGCGGTCTGCGTCCCGCTCCGTGGACTGTCCACGCTCGGCGCGCCGGGTGGCCCGTACCATGACGCCCGCGCGGACCGGGCGCTGTTCTCGGCGCTGCGCGAGGGCCTGCGGGGCAGCACCACCAGGCTCTACGACTACGACACGCACATCAACGATCCGGCCTTCGGGCGGGCGGCCGCCGAGCGGCTGCACGCCATGATCGGCGCGGTGTCGGCCGCGGCCTGA
- a CDS encoding serine/threonine-protein kinase gives MDAERAEPAGGSPTDLRGRQIAGYLVESEIGRGGMAVVYEARDLRLDRRVALKLLAPELARNDTFRQRFAHESKVAATIEHPHIVPVFEAGEADGLLYIAMRLVEGPDLRVMLDRTGPLPVETAARIAGQVASALDAAHAHDLVHRDVKPGNILIAAGTDRDHPEHAYLTDFGLTKKTLSLTGFTTDGQFVGTVTYVAPEQISGKPVDGRCDVYSLGCVVYETLAGEPPFQRDDDIALLWAHQYDAPPPLSSRRPGLPEEVDAVLAKALAKSPDDRWGSCLEFTGALRRAGTGERPPTTGRAAGAEGGAARAARPDLPAPPPVPAWALPVFVPPASGGTA, from the coding sequence GTGGACGCGGAACGGGCGGAGCCCGCAGGCGGGTCCCCCACCGACCTGCGGGGCCGGCAGATCGCCGGGTACCTGGTGGAGAGCGAGATCGGGCGCGGCGGCATGGCCGTCGTCTACGAGGCGCGGGACCTGCGGCTCGACCGGCGGGTGGCACTGAAGCTGCTGGCTCCCGAACTGGCCCGGAACGACACCTTCAGGCAGCGGTTCGCCCACGAGTCGAAGGTGGCCGCGACCATCGAGCATCCGCACATCGTGCCCGTGTTCGAGGCGGGGGAGGCGGACGGACTGCTCTACATCGCCATGCGCCTCGTCGAAGGGCCGGATCTGCGGGTGATGCTGGACCGGACGGGCCCGCTGCCGGTGGAGACGGCCGCACGGATCGCAGGCCAGGTGGCCTCCGCGCTGGACGCGGCGCACGCCCACGACCTGGTCCACCGGGACGTCAAACCGGGCAACATCCTGATCGCCGCGGGCACCGACCGCGACCACCCCGAACACGCCTACCTCACGGACTTCGGGCTGACGAAGAAAACGCTGTCGCTGACCGGGTTCACGACCGACGGCCAGTTCGTCGGGACCGTGACCTACGTGGCGCCGGAACAGATCTCCGGCAAGCCGGTGGACGGCCGGTGCGACGTCTACAGCCTGGGGTGCGTCGTCTACGAGACCCTCGCCGGGGAACCGCCCTTCCAGCGCGACGACGACATCGCCCTGCTGTGGGCCCACCAGTACGACGCCCCGCCCCCGCTGAGCTCGCGGCGGCCCGGGCTGCCGGAGGAGGTGGACGCGGTACTGGCGAAGGCGCTGGCCAAGTCGCCGGACGACCGGTGGGGCAGCTGTCTGGAGTTCACCGGGGCCCTGCGGCGCGCGGGGACGGGTGAGCGACCGCCGACGACCGGGCGGGCCGCGGGGGCCGAAGGCGGGGCGGCGCGGGCCGCGCGGCCCGACCTGCCCGCCCCTCCGCCCGTTCCGGCGTGGGCGCTGCCGGTGTTCGTCCCGCCGGCGTCCGGAGGGACGGCCTGA
- a CDS encoding cation diffusion facilitator family transporter — MSGHDHAHDGHGNGNGNGSAGHGHGPGGHGHGPGGHSHGVSADADRRWLAIALALIGGFMAVEVVVGVMANSLALISDAAHMLTDAVSIVLALIAMRLAARPARGGFTYGLKRAEILSAQANGLTLILLAVWLAYEAVRRLMDPPPVEGGLVVVTALAGIVVNVAAAWCISRANRAALVVEGAYQHILNDLFAFIGTAIAGLIVLTTGFRQADAIATLVVVVLMVKAGYGLVRESGRILLEAAPAHVDPDAVGDRLVGHPPVTEVHDLHIWTITSGQAALSAHVLVEPAGDCHAVRRDLERLLDKEYGITHTTLQVDHAQDSLLTVGRAGGGPPDAHCADAHGPVHRQGPHDH, encoded by the coding sequence ATGAGTGGGCACGACCACGCGCACGACGGCCACGGGAACGGGAACGGGAACGGATCCGCGGGCCACGGCCACGGACCCGGAGGCCACGGCCACGGACCCGGAGGGCACAGCCACGGAGTGTCGGCCGACGCCGACCGGCGCTGGCTGGCGATCGCGCTCGCCCTGATCGGCGGCTTCATGGCCGTCGAGGTGGTCGTCGGCGTCATGGCCAACTCCCTGGCCCTGATCTCCGACGCGGCCCACATGCTGACCGACGCCGTCTCGATCGTCCTGGCGCTGATCGCCATGCGGCTGGCCGCGCGGCCCGCCCGCGGCGGCTTCACGTACGGCCTCAAGCGGGCGGAGATACTCTCCGCCCAGGCGAACGGGCTGACGCTGATCCTGCTGGCGGTCTGGCTGGCGTACGAGGCGGTGCGGCGGCTGATGGACCCGCCGCCGGTGGAGGGCGGCCTGGTCGTCGTGACGGCGCTCGCGGGCATCGTCGTCAATGTGGCCGCGGCCTGGTGCATCTCCCGGGCGAACCGCGCCGCGCTCGTCGTCGAGGGCGCCTACCAGCACATCCTGAACGACCTCTTCGCCTTCATCGGGACCGCGATCGCCGGCCTGATCGTGCTGACCACCGGATTCCGGCAGGCGGACGCGATCGCCACGCTGGTCGTGGTCGTGCTGATGGTCAAGGCGGGCTACGGGCTGGTGCGCGAGTCCGGCCGGATCCTGCTGGAGGCCGCCCCGGCCCATGTGGACCCGGACGCGGTGGGCGACCGGCTCGTGGGGCACCCGCCCGTCACCGAGGTGCACGACCTGCACATCTGGACGATCACCTCGGGTCAGGCGGCGCTCTCCGCGCACGTGCTGGTGGAGCCGGCGGGCGACTGCCACGCCGTACGCCGGGACCTGGAGCGACTGCTCGACAAGGAGTACGGGATCACGCACACCACCCTCCAGGTGGACCACGCGCAGGACTCCCTGCTCACGGTCGGCCGCGCGGGCGGTGGCCCGCCCGACGCGCACTGCGCGGACGCGCACGGGCCGGTCCACCGGCAGGGCCCGCACGACCACTGA
- a CDS encoding ABC transporter ATP-binding protein/permease, producing MVQRPGVPTAPQLVLVTDWGATEMDPDRIYHVGRDPLCEICLDDARVSWHHAILRPDGDHWTLEDEGSTNGTFADGHRIHEWSVGVGTELRFGSADDGPRAAVLGPAPPPPPPVPGTGRPSQVANPAMTGTFRQPTTVRPLPVRTAVRIGRAADSDLVVDDLTVSRRHAELHALADGSYEIVDLGSHNGTYLNGAAVTRATPVTEGDIVGIGHSVFCLVGDQLQEYVDTGEVSLDVQGLTVAVDKGRKTLLDQVSFPVGAKCLLAVVGPSGAGKSTLLGALTGLRPADQGTVLYDGRDLYRDYAELRSRIGLVPQDDILHSQLTVRRALTYAAELRFPQDTAKAERQARVDEVIGELGLEQRADQPIHSLSGGQRKRVSVALELLTKPSLLFLDEPTSGLDPGMDRSVMNMLRHLADDGRTVIVVTHSVLNLEGCDRLLVLAPGGRIAYYGAPGEALAFFGFPQWPEAFEAFENERDRDWAGEYRASPLYHRNVDAGRSPLTAQDEWAAGVPPQPPPKAQSWGSQLSTLIRRYAAVLRSDRTFLVIMVALPFVMGAMTRALAGNSLTAETALNALFILCVGGVLIGAANAVRELVKERVIYQRERSVGLSRSAYLMSKVVVLGAITVAQAVVLTLVGLAGVEINAPGGRGLFMPPLMEITLAVALLSVTAMLLGLLISALVTKEEVTMPLLVLLTIVQVVFCGSLLKLTGVAVIEQLAWFVPARWAMGAMAGTIDLGAIVPGKITQDPLFDHEAHLWLLEMGMLVVLSVLFGVLVARLLRRHEPTVMRK from the coding sequence ATGGTCCAGCGCCCCGGTGTGCCGACCGCGCCCCAGCTCGTCCTGGTGACCGACTGGGGCGCCACCGAGATGGATCCCGACCGGATCTACCACGTCGGTCGGGACCCCCTCTGCGAGATCTGTCTCGACGACGCCCGCGTCTCCTGGCACCACGCGATCCTGCGCCCCGACGGGGACCACTGGACGCTGGAGGACGAGGGCAGCACCAACGGCACCTTCGCCGACGGCCACCGCATCCACGAGTGGAGCGTCGGCGTCGGCACCGAACTGCGCTTCGGCAGTGCCGACGACGGGCCGCGCGCCGCCGTCCTCGGTCCCGCGCCGCCCCCACCGCCCCCCGTACCCGGCACCGGCCGCCCCTCGCAGGTCGCGAACCCGGCCATGACCGGCACCTTCCGGCAGCCGACGACCGTTCGTCCGCTGCCCGTCCGCACCGCCGTCCGCATCGGCCGCGCCGCCGACAGCGACCTCGTCGTGGACGACCTCACGGTGTCCCGCCGGCACGCCGAGCTGCACGCCCTCGCCGACGGAAGCTACGAGATCGTCGACCTCGGCAGCCACAACGGCACCTACCTCAACGGCGCAGCCGTGACCCGGGCGACCCCCGTCACCGAGGGCGACATCGTCGGCATCGGCCACTCGGTCTTCTGCCTCGTCGGCGACCAGCTCCAGGAGTACGTGGACACCGGCGAAGTCTCCCTCGACGTCCAGGGCCTCACCGTCGCCGTCGACAAGGGCCGCAAGACCCTCCTCGACCAGGTCTCCTTCCCGGTCGGCGCCAAATGCCTGCTCGCCGTGGTGGGCCCCAGCGGAGCCGGCAAATCCACGCTGCTCGGCGCCCTCACCGGCCTGCGCCCAGCCGACCAGGGCACCGTCCTGTACGACGGGCGCGACCTCTACCGCGACTACGCGGAACTGCGCAGCCGCATCGGCCTCGTCCCGCAGGACGACATCCTGCACTCCCAGCTCACCGTCCGGCGCGCCCTCACCTACGCCGCCGAACTGCGCTTCCCGCAGGACACCGCCAAGGCCGAACGCCAGGCCCGCGTCGACGAGGTCATCGGCGAACTCGGCCTCGAACAACGCGCCGACCAGCCCATCCACAGCCTCTCCGGCGGCCAGCGCAAACGCGTCTCCGTCGCCCTGGAGCTGCTCACCAAGCCCTCCCTGCTCTTCCTGGACGAGCCGACCTCCGGCCTCGACCCCGGCATGGACCGCTCGGTGATGAACATGCTGCGCCACCTGGCGGACGACGGCCGCACGGTCATCGTCGTCACCCACAGCGTGCTCAACCTCGAAGGCTGCGACCGCCTCCTGGTCCTGGCACCCGGCGGGCGCATCGCGTACTACGGCGCCCCCGGGGAGGCCCTCGCATTCTTCGGCTTCCCGCAGTGGCCCGAGGCCTTCGAGGCCTTCGAGAACGAGCGCGACCGCGACTGGGCCGGGGAGTACCGGGCCTCACCGCTGTACCACCGCAACGTCGACGCCGGCCGGTCCCCGCTCACCGCGCAGGACGAGTGGGCCGCCGGGGTCCCGCCGCAGCCGCCGCCCAAGGCCCAGAGCTGGGGCTCCCAGCTCTCGACCCTGATCCGCCGGTACGCCGCCGTGCTCAGGTCCGACCGCACCTTCCTGGTCATCATGGTCGCGCTGCCGTTCGTCATGGGCGCCATGACCCGCGCGCTGGCCGGTAACTCCCTCACGGCCGAAACGGCGCTGAACGCCCTGTTCATCCTGTGCGTGGGAGGAGTACTGATCGGCGCCGCCAACGCGGTGCGCGAACTCGTCAAGGAGCGCGTCATCTACCAGCGTGAGCGCTCCGTGGGCCTGTCCCGGTCGGCCTACCTGATGTCCAAGGTGGTGGTCCTCGGCGCGATCACCGTCGCCCAGGCCGTGGTCCTCACCCTCGTCGGCCTCGCCGGAGTCGAGATCAACGCCCCCGGCGGCCGGGGCCTCTTCATGCCACCACTGATGGAGATCACCCTCGCCGTCGCGCTGCTGTCCGTCACCGCGATGCTCCTCGGCCTGCTGATCTCCGCCCTGGTGACCAAGGAGGAGGTCACCATGCCGCTGCTGGTCCTCCTCACGATCGTCCAGGTGGTCTTCTGCGGATCCCTGCTCAAACTCACCGGCGTCGCCGTCATCGAACAGCTGGCCTGGTTCGTACCGGCCCGGTGGGCCATGGGGGCGATGGCCGGCACCATCGACCTCGGCGCCATCGTGCCCGGCAAGATCACCCAGGACCCGCTGTTCGACCACGAGGCCCACCTGTGGCTCCTCGAAATGGGCATGCTCGTCGTCCTGTCCGTCCTGTTCGGCGTGCTGGTCGCCCGGCTGCTGCGCCGCCACGAGCCGACCGTGATGCGGAAGTAG
- a CDS encoding NUDIX domain-containing protein: protein MTHKRSAGLLLFRRTGPEPEPGVEVLLGHMGGPLWAGRETGGWAIPKGEYGPDETPRDAARREFTEEIGLPPPEGAYLPLGEVRLTSGKLVTIWAVEADLDPALMVPGTFTMEWPPHSGTVQEFPELDRVAWFAPPLAESLLIPGQLPFLERLLALLKV from the coding sequence ATGACGCACAAACGCAGTGCCGGACTGCTCCTGTTCCGGCGGACCGGACCGGAGCCGGAGCCCGGTGTCGAGGTACTCCTCGGACATATGGGCGGCCCGCTCTGGGCGGGCCGGGAGACCGGGGGATGGGCCATCCCCAAGGGTGAATACGGACCGGACGAGACCCCGCGGGACGCGGCCCGCCGGGAGTTCACCGAGGAGATCGGGCTGCCCCCGCCGGAGGGCGCGTACCTGCCGCTCGGCGAGGTGCGGCTGACCAGCGGAAAGCTGGTGACCATCTGGGCGGTGGAGGCGGACCTCGACCCCGCGCTGATGGTGCCGGGGACCTTCACCATGGAGTGGCCGCCGCATTCCGGGACCGTACAGGAGTTCCCGGAGCTGGACCGGGTGGCCTGGTTTGCTCCACCGCTGGCGGAAAGCCTGCTCATTCCCGGTCAACTTCCCTTCCTGGAGAGGCTGTTGGCACTTCTGAAGGTTTGA